In the genome of Dromiciops gliroides isolate mDroGli1 chromosome 1, mDroGli1.pri, whole genome shotgun sequence, the window GATATATACTCATCCCTGTCCCCAcctggttttgatttcttctattAGTTTTCTATGtcttgaaagcttttcatttatatattataaacattCAATATGGtgacatagattttaaacattgtACTTAAATATTTATGGATCAATATGATGTCTACTTAATTCTGTCTGTGATGTTCTCATTCTAATATAGATTATTTGTTAAATTCTCAGGAATATTTGTGagtgaatgcccatcaactggagaataatTGAATAAATGTTGCTATATGAATATAATCAATTATTATTGTACCAGAAGGGATGATGGTTATAATGGATTCAGAAAAGCCTAGGAAGATTTGTAAGACCTGATGCAGAGGTGGTCATCTAAGATGGTGACTCCCACACACCGACTCATTGCCCGGAGGCAGGAGGAAGCAAATAAGCAACATGTGAGGTGTCAGAAATGTTTAGAATTTGGACATTGGACATATGAAtgcacaggaaaaagaaaatacttgcaTAGACCTTCAAGAACAGCAGAACTTAAGaaagctttaaaagaaaaagaaaacagattattATTACAACAAAGCATTGGAGAAactaatacagaaaaaaagaccaagaaaaaaaggTCTAAGAGTGTTACCAGTTccagcagcagtagcagtggaAGTTCAGCCAGTGATTCTTCATCAGAGAGTGAAGACTCCtctacctcttcttcctctgatgATAATGATACTGAGGAAAGTTCTTCtacttcatcatcatcactttcctcaactagttcttcctcttcttctgatTCTGAGTCAGATTCCAGCTCTTCCTCTAGCACCAGCTCTAGCACAGATAGCAGCTCTGATGATGAGccaccaaagaagaagaaaaagaaatagaattgctTTAAGCATTTCTAATCATTTAGGACTGATGAATTGACAAATGCTAATGTATTTGTCAAAAGAGGCGTTAGAATATGTAGTGGCCAAATGGAATAACTGGTCTAAATTTCTATAATTCCAAAGCTTTCTAAATGTTTCACATTTTAAGGGCATAAAGGTTATTAATAACAAAGtgtatgtaaattttttttaattttaaggagaattttgttttcatttttttaatcttaaaaacatatctttaaaatttaatcaaagCTGAAGTCCAGTAAATCTGGTATTTATGTATTGAAATGTGTAAACTTTTTGTGAAATAAATGCCATACCTTGTTTGTATGCTGATATTGTATATTCTGACACTGGTTTCACTTGTTTTCAGGATAATCTGGTAAAATAACTGGGAACAATGACTTTCCAATGCTTTTGGTTAAATATTACCATGTCAGTCAGATTGAATACAGTGTTACTACTATGAATGTGTCATCCAATTGTTAACAATGTGTTATATTTCTAAGTTTATCCTTAGAGGGTTTGCTGTTTTtgtgataggttttttttttaacttaatgtcaGAAATGAAATGTAATGAGATGTATACTAATCTAGTAGATATTTTTAATTGTGGGCAACAGTTTTCAACTTGTTgggatttctttctattttattttcttctggttcCCTAAGTACTCAGAGCCATACTATTTTGGAGATAGAATGTCTAATAGGAAAACAATCATCTTGAATAAgctaaagggagaagaaaaagaaaactgaaattacTTAGTTTAATCTTGGTGCCTTTTGATAAAAATATATGATAATAGAAGTGAGTGACAGCATGAAAGGttgaattaaatgttttatttaggcacttaaatgaatatatatatatatacaaattatgTAATCTGAATATATTCATTgggtgaatatatgtatatgtgtatgtgtgtatttgtacatatgtgtatgtgtgtgtatgtgtacatatgaaaTCTGAAATGAGGCACTAACAAAGTTACCATTCCAGAAGAATGGCAGATAAGGGAAGGTGGggaatgaaatagaggaatttttttaaaataaagttgaaacAAAATAAGTTGCCATTTCATTTCAGAGTTCCCAAATGGAATACTCTTTCTCTTTACTATTTTTGCAGTTATTGTGTTGCACAATTCCTGTGGTACTGGTATTGTAATGAAGAGTGTGTGTTGGATACATCCAGTATGTTTACATAGACAGAAGGTACACATTAGTTGAAATCCAGCATGAAAGATGcaggttaaaaacaaaatattatatataattatacttcTTAGCAGATAACAATTTGCTGTGATGAGTTTAATCAGTTGACAGTCATCTTTATCCTGTGATGTAGTCTTTTAATTTGATTATTGATGGTAttccctttttggggggagggtgcaaCATTTGTGGGGAAAGTTAAAAATATCCTGATTTTTGTTTCAATATAGTGTAAACTATGGATATTAAACTATTTTTATGAGAAAGTAGTATAgagttaattttaaataaaatgtgctTCTATTTAAATGTTGAGAAATAAGTATCTTGTCAGTCTTAAGGAGTCTGcaattatttgtatgttttacAGAATCACTTGGAAAGATCGTAAATTAATTACTAGAACATTATTTGAAAGACTCATGTTAAAGAATGTACCAGTTAACAGGGAAACAATAAATTATCaaacaagcacacacacacacaaagaactgatgcagagagaactGACCAGAACAATCATGTCaattatataaaggaaaatagcttTTTAAGACATCAGAACTGGAGGtggatccaagatggcagaggaaaggcaatgacttgcctgagttccCCATCCCaaaatacttgtaactcataagaactttatcatcattagggcagctggatggagtatatttagacagaaagcatgggtgtgagttgaatatgagggcaagagatctttaaaaaaaaaaatgggtgagGAATGCACTggtagaaaaggagagggagaggtggaagggggtaAAGTACCTCACctaaaagaagcaggaaaaagcttatacagtggagggaaagatgggagaggTGCCAGGGAAtgagtaaaccttactctcattggaattggctcaaagagggaaataacatgcacactcaattgggtatagaaatctatcttgccctgcaagaaagtaggaggtgaaggagataggggtggggtgggtgatagaagagagggaatatttggggagggggcaggcagaaacaaaatactttaaaaaaatttttttgcagagcaataagggttaagtgacctgcccagggtcacagctggattttaactcaggtcctcctgaatcttgggccactgttttatccactgcaccacctagctgccccagcaaaacacttttgaggagggacagggtgaaaggagatagagaataaagtAAATGGTGTGGGAAGGGAATATGAGTAGGGAAATACAGTTtgtaatagtaactgaaaaaattttgaagcaagtttatctgataaaggcctgaatTCTCAAAcacacagagaactgagtcaaatttattaaaataagagtcattccccaattgataaatgatcaaaagatatgaagagttttcagatgaaataatcagagctatctatagccacactaaaaaaaaaaatctctcactattgattagaaagatagaagttgggacagctaggtggcgcagtggatagagcactggccctagagtcaagagaacctgagttcaaatccggcctcggacacttgacacttactagctgtgtgaccctgggcaagtcacttaaccccaattgcctcacccccccaaaaaatgcaactaggaaatatttaatgaaataaatgcaaatagaataaaacagagataatcatataaagaaaaagaaagatagaagtcaaaacaattttggggcactacctcatacctactggattaGATATTgggacagcagaagaaaatgacaaatgtcatagggcatatgaggaaaatgagacattaatgcacgttggtggagttataaactgattcaaacattctgtagagcaatttggaactatggccaaagggctataaaaccatacatactctttgacctagtaataccactactaggtcagtatccaaaaagcaataaaaaacaaaaagttaaaggacctatatatgcaaaaaatatttatagcagctattttctggtgggaaagaattttaaattgagatgcccatcaattagggaatggctggacaaattgtggtatgtgattatgatggaacactattgtgttataagaagtgatgaggagCATGCTCTCATAAatacctgaaaagacttacatgagctgatgcaaagtgaaatttactatgtacaaagtaacagcagtattgtaaaatgttcagctgtgaatgacttggctattctcagaagtacaatgatccaagaccaattctgaaggacttatgatgaaaaatgtaatccatctccagagaaagaagtgatggtgtctgaatacagattgaagtataattatttttgtttatttttcttgaggttttttttaatgttttctttctttcttattttaacccaaacccttattttattttttaaaatgtaataaatattattatagttttgggttccaatttttatccctctttctctccctccccatttccctctctgaagtggcaagcaatcagatatgggttatacaagtactattatgtaaaacattacactttttttcattttgtttaagaaaacttgagtaaaagaaaaaaatgaaagaaagtgaaaaatagcatttatgtctaaatcttgtacccattttgaccttattttggtataaggtgtaagatgttggtctatgtctagtttctgccatactatcttccagttttcccagcagtttttctcaaatactgagttcctatcccagaagctgggatctttgggtttatcaaacaatagattactatagtcatttactactgtgtctcctgtacctaacctattccattgatcctccactctatttaggagctattattattaagtcaTTTAGCCTAAGAGCTGCTGATTAAATGGCTTTTTCCTTTGGCCTATTCACATCCCTTCTTTTTGTAAGTCCTTTCTCAGCCTTCCCTTCTCATTCTTTATTAGGATATTGCCTTTTCTTCCAATGTCAAGATGAAAAACCTAGCTAGTCCCTGGTCGCCTTTCTTCCTCCATCATTCCAGAAGATGCTTGGTGAACATAGCCAGGGGGTCCATCCTAGTCCATAGGATACACAAAGGTGGATTAGGTTACCCCAGGTTAGCTCCTAGAGAGATGAAGGGTTGGTCTCCAACTCTGTGACATTAATGAATGGGCAGTAGGTGGCGCCCTCTCTGCATTGTCCCcatgtctctgtcttccttctttaAAAGCTCACATGCTGCCACTTTAGAGTTCCCATGAAAGCATGAGGATCAGATGAcatcatccccccctccccccacacacacacattgaagcATCCCATCCCACCTCCCCAGGTAATTCCCCTGTGGTCCTTTCAGGAGCAGTAATTCCCTCCTTTATTGGAATGTATTCTCTCTTTCTAGGAAGATAggtaccacagtgcctggcatatagtaggtgattaataaatgtttattgaatgaatgaaggtaGCTGAGGTGCTGCCTGGGTATCCTTCTGCAGGTAGGACATGGAAAAGTCTAAGGAGGAAAGCTCCCCAAATCATCCAGGAGATTGCACAGCTGTCCCAGAGGTGTAGCTTCATTCGAACATGTTTGGAGCTGACAATGGGTAGGCAAAAATGGAGCTTGACTTCTAGTTGACTTGAGAATTTATATATGATGAAACATCATCTGCGGCCCATAAAGGAAGCAAGTATGGATTGCATCCCTCAGGAAATTCCTCACAGACTAAAATATTTCACAGTGATCCCAAAAAACATTCAAAGCTTAGAGACACATTTTAAAACCTCTAGCATGAAGATGCTCATGTGTTGGAGGGGTCTCTGCatggatttgttttgttatttttaagtgGTTCTTCATTTTAGGCCATGAAGTTTATTTCATTTGGGTCTGTTTCAAGTGAAGGGCCCTCAATGagctcattattttaaaaaccacaatgagaaaacagataaaagacAGTCGGTCAGATAGAATCTTTTACCATTGGTAAACTATTACCATTGGTagttaattttcaaattatttttgaaatgtgaaaaaaaattgccttTACTTTTTTTAAGTTATCATTTAACTTTGTGGCCTATTAAGTCAGTTTGAAATGAGTTGAAAATTAGTCTGCTGTTGTATCAAGGTATGAGTAGAAGTAGAAGCATTCTCCTTAGACCACTGAAATAGTTGTAATACCACATCTGTAGCTAGTCATCATCCCACAGTTTAGGGATGGGAATGGTCTTTGGTGTTTCCCACAAAGCATTTCAAACAAAACCGGTAATAAGAATGCAGTCTGTATAAACAAATAGTCATTCCCTGTAACCTCCAGCTTCCAACCCCCAACAAATCACCCATGACAAGGGCCAATTCATACCTGCgttttcttttccattgtttTCCCTGGGCTTACTTCTTCTATCTGCCCATTTGTATACACAGAAACAAACATCAATCACTGTGGTCTGCAAATGAGTAAAAGCAAACAGCTCTGATCCCCATTCTTGGTAAAATCCAAGGGGCAACCCCAAAATGATGCATAGAGAAATGAAAACCTTTGGAATAGTGGGAGTAGACAGGGCATGAGATTCTGGGCAGACAGGGTGCGTGGCAAAGGACCCATTACAGAGATACACATTTCCATTGGAATGTGGACCCTTAGTGACTAAGGACATACAGTACTTGTGGTGGATCAACAGTCCCAATCAACATCCAGAAATTTCATTATCAAGAAGACAGGCTCAGTGGAATGTCCTAGGAACACATGTTCCATAGACATAACATTGGCACTGAATGTGCATCAGTgttcaagagggaaaaaaataaccctTATTCATTCATCTGGTCTTGCTTTCCTATTCTTTATTCTTGCAAGGAACTGGAGCTGAGAACAATCAGTGCCTAATCCTCTATGCACCTTTGTGCCTAATAAGTAATGCCATCATAATACTTAGGCAGACAGGGATACATCTGCTTTGCAGCATGatgttaaagggctaaaattctagctagactgtctaaaatctgatgagtggtcgccaataaattataagctttagcaagagttaaacttttaagcatttattaaggagaataagaaattggtaaagagagagagaaaggcctacattcatctatctatttattaaagggagagcccatttcttgctcccttctccaccagcgttctcaggaaagagaaagagacagagcagccggctcccccttcctcctcccaccagcaaacgtcacttcctgatgccaaagaaaagacacatggtcttgccctcaaagaccttcctttcatggcggagcttttctacagtaagtctccagcaggtggcgtcattccaattgttacagggaGAAGCATCCAGATGAGAGTCAGCTATTGCTATTACTGATATTGAGGTCTAGCTAGGCTAGCCCAGCATGAGGCTATAGTAGATCTCTTGAAACACAGTGACAAACAGTAAGAAGTTCATGATTCTTataattcaatttcttttaaatggTGGAGAATGAATGGTTTATACAGCCAACTGTAttgctttttatatttatactccAAGTACTTAGCCTGGCAtataagtaagcacttaataaatgctttttttctccctccttccctcctttccctcctcttttcctttttcacttcctttcttccttccctccttctttcctctcttccttacttcttttctccttcccttctttcttccttcctttcttttcttcctatcttcctccttcctcctccctcctctcctctcccttccttcttctttcctttcttgcttcTAACAaattcttgaatttctttttgaATAAGACTCTCACTTTCTATGAGATTTAATTCTCTGATAAGCATACATGAACTCACATTAGCTATACCTATGATAAACTATATAAATGCATTTGAAATTAGTAGGAGACtctaaaattcatctggaaaccATAAAACTTATCTAGCATTGACTGCACACTAGGAGAGGAAGTTAGCAGTTTAgaagtgtggggtttttttttttttgtctaccctccactcttccaaatttccctattcttCCCAGTATCCTAGATCAATTCATTGtgtaggtgtcatcctcaacttctctttctcactcCCCCCACTCAacatctaatctgttgccaaatcctgtcattcCTACCTTCACAAGATCTCTCATACatacctctttctcttctctgatgctgccaccactctggtgtaggccctcatacctggactattacaatagcctctgcctcaagtctttctccagtccagtccatctttcactcagctatcaaaatgatctttctaaacaacagatctgaccatatcacccctcTGTTCAATGAACTCTAATAACTCcatattatctccaggatcaaatagacaatcctctgtttggcttttaaagcctttcttaCACTGTACTCCCCTTATTCCACCCAGAtagtctttgatccagtgacactggctttcttgAGGTTCCTCCAACCTCCAAATCCTGACTGTAGGCATTTTTACtatctgttccccatgcctggaattgtcTCCCCCCTCATTTCTACCTTCTAACTTTAGTCTCAGTTAAAGTtgtaccttctacaagaagcctttcccaagtgCCTTCCCCCTTAtattagctccaatttatcctgtacatatcttgaCTGCACATAGTGGTTTGCATGTTACCTccctatgagctccttgagggcaaagactgactgtcttctgccttttttttgtataccctgtgcttagcacaatgtctggctcatagtaggcactatgagaaaataattattaataatggatttcttggaggaACCCAGAGATCAATTTCTCAGTGCTTTCTTCCCACCTCTAccaccccactccagaaagtccagttctcctcaacttgggacaaacccaagggaacaagagaaatggagatagattattTTGTCTAACTCAATGAAGGACTAATGGGATCAAACTGCACCTAGAAAATGGACTTTGTTTTAAGCAATTTGAGTGCGGGTCTTTGGcatacttttccctgatgtcatctgtagagttcattttaatgtagaccaccttcaaatcatgtcaaccaatggaattgaatgatgctaatcaattagCTATGATCAATGTATTATGACCTGCCCCTATCAAAacaggataaaaatccttggaagACACCACTAGGCTCTCTCCCTTCTAGGTCTTCTGAGTCATTGagtgcttttctcctgctctAACTAACTGACATGCTGAAGCTCTCTACaggctttctctaccatgtggcctgagaccatgagaggTTAGGGAGACACGTAGTCAATCCTCTACtggtggtgcagctaggtggcgcagtggatagagcaccagccctggagtcagaaggacccaagttcgaatccggcctcagacacttgatacttacgagctgtgtggccctgggcaagtcacttaagcccaattgcctcaccaaaaaagccaacaaacccaacaacaacaacaacaacaacaaaaaaccctaaccTGCTCCTAAAAGAATATTTCAAGGCAATCCTCTACtggtattatattaataaattaatctaTACTTACCCCAAACTGTCATCAATAgcaatagaaattaattttaaaaacacagcaccgggcagctaggtggcacagtagatagagcactggccttggattcaggaggacctgagttcaaatccgaccttagatacttaacaagtactagctgtgtgaccctaggcaagtcacttaaccccaattgcctcaccaaaaaaaccaaccaaaaaaaaacaaaaacaaaaaaaggggcagctaggtggcacagtggatggagcgccagccctgaagtcaggagtacctgggttcaggtctggcctcagacacttgacacttgctggctgtgtgaccctgggcaagtcacttgatcccaattgcctcactaaaaaaaaaacaaaaaaacccagcaccTTAATTCATGgcttgttgacttgttgactAACTTAATTCAACAAAAGTGAATTAGATTACCCAGATTAACTCCTAGAAAGATGAAGGTTGGTCCCAAATCTTGGGACCCTAGCAAATGGAAAGTAAGTGGCATACTCTAAAAAATCAatcccaaacaagagatagaga includes:
- the LOC122736105 gene encoding zinc finger CCHC domain-containing protein 10, which gives rise to MVTPTHRLIARRQEEANKQHVRCQKCLEFGHWTYECTGKRKYLHRPSRTAELKKALKEKENRLLLQQSIGETNTEKKTKKKRSKSVTSSSSSSSGSSASDSSSESEDSSTSSSSDDNDTEESSSTSSSSLSSTSSSSSSDSESDSSSSSSTSSSTDSSSDDEPPKKKKKK